Within the Erigeron canadensis isolate Cc75 chromosome 6, C_canadensis_v1, whole genome shotgun sequence genome, the region ACAGATACATCGTAGTAGCGCACCACGTCAGACATAATTAATTAGGACAGACTACGAATCTACGATCATGTAAACACAAATATAACCTACTATACTCATGACACTTTTTGTCTGAAATAACTCAATCTTGTAGTAATTTTCTGGCATTCTAGCATAATCAAGTACAACAGTCAAAACGTAATTACTTCGAttctaattattatttgtaCCATAAGACTTGTTATATGTGAAGAGATTTGAAGTTGGACATACTTTTGCGTATAATCATCGAATTCCATAGAGTTCAAGCGCTCTTGCGTTTCCCTGTATGAAGAAGCACATGTTAATGATAATGATAGAAGTTTCAAAATAATATAGTATCTTACCAAAGTGTGACAATTTTAACCCATTAATGCCAAAATGCATTGAATTGGACTGTACAGTCTGTACTTCAATGCTAGCAGGTCAAACAGgtaaaactttaaaacttaaccAAAGGGCAAGTTAATTAGGTTATAGTTAGCCCATGGCAATTTCAAAAAGCGTTAAGTGTAAgctttaaaaacacattaaaatcgGGAATCAAACATGGGACAACTCCATGAGTGTAACCGTTCAAAATAGTTCTACAAAGAAAATTCTGATCACATATAGTAACAAACTAACAACAGGTTTTATAATCATATCAAATAATATTAGGTATGTATAAATTTTGAAACAAGGAAGAAAATATGTTAAGTCAAGTGAACACAACCCGACCAAAGTTCCCCCATCCATTATTACACCATAATTGCAGACAGCCAAACCTTATGCAATCATCAAGCTTGGATTCTTCAGCATACAGATGTTCAAGCTCAGCCTGTCATTAAATGAAGGAAACAATTTAGTGTTTGGATATTTTCACGAAACATTTCACTACAGCTTTTATTTAAAGTACATATATCTCATCACATCTATTATTTCCAGGTTACAAAATAAGTTTGTCTTATCTTATCTAGTTCATCGTAGTACTTTATGCTTACcttcaattttttcaatttagTATTCAGGCTTCGTGGTGATTCACTTTTATCTCCCCTGCTAATGTAAGGTCAATGGTTAACAAATAAACAGAACAACAAACCTACAGAACAGAAAGATCAGAAACGTACTTCCACCGTATGTGATTCTTTGTAGCCTTTTCTACAAGTCCAACTCCTTCAAGAACATTGGTAATATCATAGATTCTCCTCTTCTGGACCTGCACATAAAGTAATAATTAGATAAATACTGCAATTAAAATATTACCAAACTCAACTAGAACGATTATGTTCAGCTGACAGGTTTGGAGACAAAAAATCATGTGACATCATTTTCACATTCTCGATTTGGAAAATAAACGTCTCCATCAGTTGGGGATAAAGGGAAAGAAATAtgacaaattaataaataagatTATAAGGAATAAGGGTAGATCTGTCGATacaaaagtattttttttctacaaatCTTCCCACATTGGAGAAAACTCGCGAGGTGTTATATTATAGGTCTCTCTGTTGCTTTTCAAATCAATCCCTTTTTCAGCTATTTTAACTCATGAACACAATTAATAGCTCAAATAAACTATGAACGAATCACAAGTCATAACGCCTAGCGGATCATACCTCTAACATAACTGCAGCCTTGTTTAGATCAAGCATGCCATCCATATCCTCATGTATCAAATTAACAAACTTCTTTGTGAGAAGTCctgtatatattttacaaagTATTTCGTCAGTAAATACAAAACCAATGTAACTCACTTGGACATAACTGGGAATTATAACAAACACATTTGGAGTACTGATTCAAGTAAACTCACCAAGAGAACTATCATATCGACAAGCACTGGGTAGATTGAAATCACCAGACTCTGAAATTAAGAGAGATTACACGTTAAACCCACAAAACAAGTTTAACAAACCAACGTACATATCTAATTGAAAACAAGAGTTTGATGAAATCACCAGCATTTGGTTCTTGATTTCCAGATTTAGCATGTGCATAGGTCTTTATTTTCCTGCTTTTCTTGGCACCATCACATAGCAGTAATTGAAATGAAGAATTACACGTTAATTCAGCTTTTACGCCTCCTTGGACCGGAGGGATTGTATTTGCAGGCTCACATATGACAGTTTGTTTTGGCTGTTTTAAAAGGTAGGAACAACCGAAGTTACCTCATGAATAATTGCAACAATAGAGTATCTATAATTCCAGAATAATACATAACAATCTATACGACTCAACCAAAATAACGAATAAAAAAGgatacaaacacaaacaaaaaactatataatttcaTGCCATATTAGATATCCTCCACTGTCCACACTCATTTTTCCCAATAAGTTGGTTCTTTCTTACAAAAGCGCCATTTATCACTACGAGATACAGTTCATATGTGCAGATTacagaagaaaacaaaagtaatagAACACGAAGGATGCTAAACAACCACTAACATAAGCTAAGTATCATCATGCTTATACTTCACTTGCTACATGTAGTTAGTCTAAGTTGCAGACGAAAAAAAGAATATCCATGTCTTcaactctttttctttctaattcTGACTAGGGCGGAACTACATTGATGTTAGGGGTAGCCTAGACTACGGTCCGCTCCATCTATCTAGTGTAAATCTTTTTGAAATACATTATGTTCTTTATTGGTGCTAAAATGATGCTGGTCAATGTAAGTAACTCCAAACTTTTAAACGATTTTCATAGCATTGAATCTTATAGAGATGTATTTGTACAACTAAACGGGAAATGGAAACTACCATTATTGCCAACACTTTTAAAACCCActaaaaatagcaaaaaaatgCTTTAAAACTATGAAAAATCGTAACAACTTAATCGTTAGCGTTACTTTGCACGGATTCAAGGCTAATGTTCAAAAGATTGTGCTCCGTGTCACTTTCAACCCTATTTCCGCCACTTTCTAACACACATAGGACATAAGACATAAAATAGTCTATAACTTTAGTGGTAGTTTCTAAAGTGTGTTAGTTTTCATTCCTCTATATTACAAAAAGACCAAATTCCACCTACTTCCATGAATTTATCTTTATGATTAGCAATTGAGGATATGACCGCCATTTCctcgtattttattttatttggatAATCAAAAATAGAGATGCTTATCAgataattacaataataataatcaattacATTACAAATGCTTTGAATAAACACTTATAGAATAAGGGGAAATTAAATTGATTTAAGTGATGGCgtgtaattaaaattaaatattataaaaacgcatatacatatacaatatatatatatatatatataaacaataaattagTAGAGGAtagtaattaaaacaaaataaaaatcgaATCGAATACAGACTTACAGCAATAGGAGGAGGGAGATTAGGATAATTATTTTGAATATGATTATAATTAGAAGGGGGGAAAAGGATATGAGGATGAAATCGCGGAAGAATCGGAGGAGGAAGGGGTTGATGACGTAATGAAATCTGGTGTTGTACTTGCATTCTTTCTAGGGCTCTTTTTACTGATTTTGTAGTTGTTGATTGTGATAAcggattattattgttattcttCGTACCGCCACCGCCGGCCGTCGTCGCCACCGACATTGACATCGCCTTCCTCCGCTACCACCGCCTGTTTTGATTCTTCTTGTCTCTCTAGTGAGAGAGAAGAAAAAAGAGTAATCGAATAAAAAGGGTGAAAAGGACGGCGAAttggaattatatatatatatatatatatatatatatatatattatatattatataataataataataataacaaaatagcGGGAAGGTAacaatgtgtgtgtgtatatatatatatatatatagattctatatatataatatagagaGACGGAAAGAGGGGGAAGGGGGAGGGGGGGAAAAGAGGGCAGGCGCCAGGCGggggttttgattttgattttttttttatgaattgaaTGAAAGAGACCTACCTGATTTTACGATTACTATTAcgattttatgatatgattttattccctaaataataaataaataaagtttacaTAAAACGCTCCAATACCAAACTCCCCCGCGCGCTCTCTATCTCTTTTTTAACCCTACTACCCACCTGGCCCAATAACATTGACGGTAACGAGAAAATAACGGCCGTAGAtaacaaaaaagttattatttgaAAATCGCCCAATAAGATTGTATGTTTGAtattactttttacttttattacgTATTTGGTTTAcggaatgtttttaaaaaatatgaaatatataaaataaaattagaatttgaaaaaatgaaatttgatagaatgtttttaattttttaaaaattcaaatgaCCGAATCATGGAAGTAATTGAGTTATTTGTCTCATCTACAAAGAATAGagattttatcaaatatttgcATTCATCCATTTTTGAacaatcaaatttcaatttctatCCGGTTGAGTTTAATGATTAAGTTAAGCATTGTATTTAAATTACTTTATCTAGATTTAACCATTGTGACCGTCTTTCccatgtataaatataaaagagagCTCATACCATTTTTTAACTATTGTGTGATTTACTTGTACTTCTTTACTTAATATTTGTTCTTCTTAAACAGGTAAATTAACTAAAGCTTATCTATATAATCACTTTTctgaagaaaaaaattataacaaaagttaaatactagagtgatatatatatatatatacacttacaCACAAATGATGTTTAATACGTTATATAACATAATTGTACAATGTGATTACATGTACTTGCTGGACATCACAAACTTTTGTTGTGTATATGTCATTATCTACAAAACCTTTAGGataaaaattggaaaaaaaaaacactcatcCGATAAGAgtctaataataacataaagaTTGAGAAATAATAAATTCACAACAAACTTTTGCCATCCATAATAAGTTGTAAAAAATTCACAACAATAATtaggggtgtaagaaatgaaccggaaaaccaaaaaaccgGTCCGAACCGCATGATCCGAAACCGGAAAAAACTGAAACCCGAAaagaccaaaaacaaaaaaaccgatGTGTAACGGTTTGGTTACGGTTTTTGATATTCATTACTCGcagttaaccgaaccgaaccggaTTTCGATATATACCTacatttaatcatatatatgtatagttacacatatatgtattacatgaatacatcatttatatatctatttagcaagatttttgtatttgttgcctAAAATATTAACACAATCTATTATTAGTTTTggatattttaagtaattttcttatatatatactcttttaaaaaaaatttgttaactttgtttaaaatatttatcaaaaatattattaatatcatataaaacacattttaagtagtaaatcatgATACCTTTAAATAGAAACTTACATTGTATAATCATAAcgttagaaaaaagtaattcaaaattaaatgtaatgtatatttttttataaaacaaaatattaatgtagttaaatatttattatacatagaaaaattaaCTAATACAATGTAAATTCACTATTGTAATTGAAGGCTTAAACTTTATcttagcataactttaataaatggttaaccgaaatTAACCGACTTCTTCGGGTAACCGAaattaacggttcaaaatttctaactaatcgaaccgaaacccgaaaaacaGTTCAAAATTTCAAGCTaaccaaaccaaaccgaaccaaaccgtttacagccctaaCAATAATAAAGCTTATTGGTTACATACTACTTTTAACAAGGTATAGATAGATATTGCTTTGTATAAGAGAGTTCATCTGCATCATTGATTCTGCTTAACAAACTGGGGCAAAAAGTAGGGCTTGAGTAGTAACTGTTGTAAACCGGATTTGCAAATAGTGGAGATATTAAAATGGAAATGAAGTAAACTAAACCTCAAAGTTAACATACAAGATATATTTTTGTTGCTTCGCATTTCAACTTGACCAAAAAGTTTGATACAGAAGATAACAAACGTCTACAATAAATCTAGTATCGGTGGAGGCATTATCAGAGATTTGCGAGAGTGCCTCACCcatatactcgtataacttAAATCGAGAATGGACCAATACTAAACCtaaattaaatttgttaaaaaaaaataaacctaaattacatttgttcaaaaaaataaaccaaaattaCAATACACGTGACCATCAGTCACAAAGACATTCCCTGTCTTAACCACACTTAAGTTTTAGAACGAAATCACCACACCAATCAGCTTACCATGCGACTACACTACTTACCCACGAGTGAGTAGCTCGTTAAAGTCGGATTCACTTATTAGGTTGCTTGTCATTGTAGATTTTGGTGCCACTCAACACAAATCCACCAAAAGCACTCATTTGCATGTGCGGGTGAGTTCTTAAAGGAAGAACCTGCAAAGTAATTTGTTGTCAATGTACCATAATGAAAAATCAGAATATCTAGACTTTCAGACCCATAGTAAAAGGttttacaaataaacttattcatctTTAGAAAAACCGATAAATaatgtagaggtggcaaaagTGAGGCAGGTGGTCAGGGTTCTACTTAAATCATTTGGTTTAAGCTAGAcacttagggggtgtttggcctagcttttCGAAAAGTGATTATGCTTATTGGCTTGATAGTGTTTTAGCTTATACTTAAGGCAACATAAGAAATATTGTTAGGTTTAGTTTTCCACCTTATTAGCTTATTAGTgttgtaaattaaaaatagaagtGGTTTATTTTCTAAATTGTGTTTTATCAAAGCGGATTCTTTCGAACGATAAGGCTGacaaaaacttttcaaaaacgGGTAAGTCGAATTTGACAAACCTGTTAATTGACTTTTACTTGACTTCTTTGTAACCGGAGTAATAGCATTTATAAACATAAAGCATGTGGAAATAAACTGCTTTTATAATTGGCTTAGTGATTTCGGATAGCCATTCAAACCTCACTCTATTGTTACTTACATTGCTACATGTTGATAGACAAGGGTTAGCAAACAAGGGTTTTAGGAAAAGGGAAGTCACAAGTTTTGCTAAACCGGTTTATGTGGATCACAAATAAGACCCGGGTTTGTCAAATCCAACTTCACTAGAAATTTATTTCAGTGTTGTTAATCCCGCTTATTTGGAAATGTAATAGGAAGAAACTATTACTTaacagggaaaaaaaaaacaaataaaaagctaaaaggCCCATCATGGCTTCTTCAAAAATGCTTTTTAACCCTTGAAAAAGCTATTACGCATAAGCTGTTCAggtaaaagaaaacatgaaaaatactTGACTGCTTTAGCTAAACACAATAAGCTAAAAGGCAGAATAAAAAAGCTAAGCCAAAGCGCCCAACACCCCCCTTAGTTCAAGACTTCTAAGTTATCCCAACATCAGAAACATCAATATCGGGTAAAATTGGTGaattaattataaaagaaaagttgaTAAGAGGGAAAAAAGACAGACTAAAATTGCAATGAACCTGATATTCACGTAGCCAGGGTTCCGTAATTTGCAGCCCAATCGCTAACTTCTCAACCTGGAGATTGTGCATGCATGTTGCTAATGGCTGCAGTGAAGAAACAGGAAGTCCAGTCAATATCTATGTCAGATAACTGGAAACATTATGCAGATAGCAGACCATGAGGCCTTGGACGTAATATATAACTAGATGATAGTATATTTGGCTATGCTAACAATTTAAGGTTGTGACGTATGTCAAAGtgcaaaacaattgtttaagcAATGCAATTGTATAGTGAGACGACATCAATCTAATAATTTCAATGATTGTATTCCTTATTCCGTAATTTCCATTTATGGAAAACTTTAATCCTGTAACGAAGTACATAAACAAAACACATGAAGCATAGAAAGGAGCATCAAGGATTTAAAAGTTAAGAGTAACAGGTATAACCTGAAGATACTGGTGATATATCACAAAGGGAGCCGAAAAGGCTAGATACGGCAGAACCTCTTTCACAATACTCCAAGCATCCATGTCTGGAGCAGCAATTATGAGGCTACAACATCAAACTTGAAATTAGAAACCAACAATATACAGtaattagaggtggcaattttgaaCCCACTTGCTAGTGAATGGGTCAACATGGGTAACATTTTATCTCAAACAGGTTTCATAAAGAAAATAGCTACATAAAGATCATGTCAAATGGGGTGTGAAGTGGTTTTTTATATGAATCGGATGTCATAAGTTGATGacttaaaaaaaatcagaaaaacttCGTTATGATATTCTTTTGTAGTCGCATTTacaatgttattttttgttttcaaaattaaaaatctaacaaaaagtGTTTGCAGGTCATGTTATCAGTTTTGACCAGTCTCTAAAGACTAATTCAAAAACCCAACAGGATAACTGAGATCAACCTTGAAAATCCATTTTCTTTCCACAACTTAACAGCATCTTCAGGAGCTTTCTCTCCTGGTTGTGCAGCTTTATGTAATTTTGGAGCAACTTTCTGACTCTGGGTACTCAATCTCCCATCTTCTGATGATACTGTGGTCTCTTCCATGCTAACAGGCAGTGAACATGGACGGGTAGATAATGATTCCTGTACAAAAACATGTTTAAGTATCCATATTTATTCTTAGGGTGTTGGATGCACCGCAGCTGGTTACTAGAGGTAGAAATATCAGGTTTTGCAATATCCcaaagaaaagagtaaatga harbors:
- the LOC122606040 gene encoding transcription factor E2FC-like, whose amino-acid sequence is MSMSVATTAGGGGTKNNNNNPLSQSTTTKSVKRALERMQVQHQISLRHQPLPPPILPRFHPHILFPPSNYNHIQNNYPNLPPPIAPKQTVICEPANTIPPVQGGVKAELTCNSSFQLLLCDGAKKSRKIKTYAHAKSGNQEPNAESGDFNLPSACRYDSSLGLLTKKFVNLIHEDMDGMLDLNKAAVMLEVQKRRIYDITNVLEGVGLVEKATKNHIRWKGDKSESPRSLNTKLKKLKAELEHLYAEESKLDDCIRETQERLNSMEFDDYTQKHLYLTGEDFRNLPCLKNQTLIAVRAPHASCIEVPDPDQDSGFSEQQFELIVRSHTGPIGLYLISESEEQKESLNHTAQERDHPVNSQDQQMDLVSQSSVDSHYEIQKIIPSQNDVAHDYWFGSNLEVSATELWGMNVP